A single Kryptolebias marmoratus isolate JLee-2015 linkage group LG7, ASM164957v2, whole genome shotgun sequence DNA region contains:
- the LOC108251713 gene encoding gastrula zinc finger protein XlCGF8.2DB — protein MGSLIKHIWNRIDEQQDVCGVCGEKFESVEELKEHLRNHQDVHICSHCGKAFTSITSLNSHTTKHTGNSQFKCNICDKTFSTKSVLDSHRWVHVENKPHECDLCPKTFGLKSHLTAHRKMHSNKDKHVCTICGKSLIGRRALALHMFTHSEERRYGCEVCGKRFKLPHTLKSHMKTHTIRDKPFLCHICSKTFSSKPGLKAHMQSHSGEKPFVCDVCGKRYPSKGSLTIHKKVHSTERPFECSECGLTFKFKYHLNNHILTHSGIKKFVCGICGKASSRQDHLQVHMRTHNGERPYKCTVCEKDFTQSHCLKTHMKSHQTEDIPVPENQTQENPVPENLTEESPVPENQTEENPVPENLTQENPVLGSTAPP, from the coding sequence ATGGGGAGTTTGATAAAACACATCTGGAATCGCATTGATGAGCAACAAGATGTTTGTGGGGTCTGTGGAGAGAAGTTTGAATCTGTGGAAGAGTTAAAGGAACACCTTAGAAATCACCAAGATGTGCACATCTGTTCACATTGTGGGAAGGCTTTCACATCCATCACCAGTCTGAACAGTCACACCACTAAGCACACAGGAAACAGTCAgtttaaatgtaacatttgtGACAAAACCTTCAGTACAAAGTCTGTCCTGGACTCTCACCGTTGGGTTCATGTGGAAAACAAACCACACGAATGTGACCTTTGTCCAAAGACGTTTGGTCTGAAATCCCACCTCACAGCTCACAGGAAGATGCACAGCAACAAAGATAAACATGTCTGCACCATCTGTGGTAAGTCTTTAATTGGCCGTCGAGCTTTGGCCCTACACATGTTCACCCACTCAGAGGAACGGCGCTACGGCTGTGAAGTCTGTGGGAAACGTTTTAAACTTCCGCATACCCTGAAGTCACACATGAAGACTCACACAATCAGAGATAAGCCATTCCTCTGCCACATCTGCTCAAAAACCTTCTCATCAAAGCCAGGTCTAAAGGCTCACATGCAGAGTCACAGCGGTGAGAAACCATTtgtctgtgatgtttgtggtaAACGTTATCCATCCAAAGGATCTCTAACCATTCACAAAAAGGTTCATTCCACCGAAAGGCCGTTTGAATGCTCCGAGTGTGGACTCACCTTCAAATTTAAATATCACCTGAATAACCACATCTTAACCCATTCAGGCATCAAAAAGTTTGTTTGTGGAATTTGTGGGAAGGCGTCTTCTCGACAGGATCACCTGCAGGTCCACATGAGGACCCACAACGGAGAGAGACCCTACAAGTGCACCGTCTGCGAGAAAGATTTCACCCAGAGCCactgtctgaaaacacacatgaaGAGCCACCAGACTGAGGACATCCCTGTCCCCGAAAACCAGACCCAAGAAAACCCTGTCCCCGAAAACCTGACTGAAGAGAGCCCTGTCCCCGAAAACCAGACCGAAGAAAACCCTGTCCCTGAAAACCTGACCCAAGAAAACCCTGTCCTTGGCTCAACAGCGCCCCCTTGA